A window from Burkholderiales bacterium encodes these proteins:
- the lptF gene encoding LPS export ABC transporter permease LptF encodes MIFRRVLLREFADVALVLFVVMFAIVIVTQLVRFLGAAASGEVAPEGVLALLGFMALYYLPVLMTLTLFISVLLSLTRSYRDYEMVVWFSSGMSITAWIRPVLTFAIPMVVVIAALSLFLSPWAFDKSEQYRHQLEAREDVATPTPGIFRESKHADRVYFVGSAAGAGNTVSDIFVSSVQHQQLGIMVAKSGYQETRKNGDRFLVLMHGTRYEGAPGSAAYKITDFDKYEIRVEPYEANQVVPQKRGATTLELLRENTPASLAEFVWRAGLPVSALLLVLLAIPLSFVNPRVGRSFNLILALAVYMVYSNSLSIARGLVAQQKIGLELGFWGVHAFMLLLLLALFYRRLAMFSLFRIAR; translated from the coding sequence ATGATATTCCGCCGTGTTTTGCTGCGCGAATTCGCCGACGTTGCGCTGGTGCTGTTTGTAGTAATGTTTGCCATCGTTATCGTCACACAGCTCGTGCGTTTTCTCGGCGCTGCAGCGAGCGGGGAGGTGGCTCCGGAAGGCGTGTTGGCGCTGCTTGGCTTCATGGCCCTCTACTATCTCCCGGTATTGATGACGTTGACACTGTTTATCTCGGTGTTACTGAGCCTGACTCGAAGCTACCGGGATTACGAAATGGTTGTGTGGTTCAGTTCCGGCATGAGCATCACGGCTTGGATTCGCCCGGTGTTAACGTTCGCCATTCCTATGGTCGTGGTGATCGCGGCGCTAAGCCTGTTCCTTTCCCCGTGGGCGTTTGACAAAAGCGAACAATACCGGCATCAGCTGGAAGCTCGCGAAGACGTCGCGACGCCTACCCCTGGGATATTTCGTGAATCCAAACATGCGGACCGCGTTTATTTCGTGGGAAGCGCCGCAGGCGCGGGCAACACCGTATCCGATATTTTTGTAAGCTCCGTTCAGCACCAGCAATTGGGCATCATGGTGGCAAAGAGCGGCTATCAGGAGACGCGCAAGAACGGCGACCGTTTTCTGGTGCTGATGCACGGCACGCGTTACGAAGGAGCGCCGGGCTCCGCCGCATACAAAATTACGGATTTTGACAAGTATGAAATACGCGTCGAGCCTTATGAAGCGAATCAAGTAGTGCCGCAAAAACGAGGAGCTACCACGCTGGAATTACTGCGCGAGAATACTCCGGCGAGCCTTGCCGAATTCGTATGGCGCGCTGGCCTGCCGGTGAGCGCATTGTTACTTGTCCTGCTGGCGATACCCTTGAGCTTTGTCAATCCGCGCGTTGGGCGTTCGTTCAACCTGATTTTGGCGCTTGCGGTTTATATGGTTTACAGCAACAGTTTGAGCATCGCTCGCGGACTTGTGGCTCAGCAGAAAATTGGACTGGAGCTTGGATTCTGGGGAGTCCATGCGTTCATGCTGTTGCTGCTGTTGGCGCTGTTTTACCGGCGTCTTGCAATGTTTTCTTTATTCAGA
- a CDS encoding leucyl aminopeptidase yields MEFSIKIGDLEKQRAACVVVGVFAARELSPAGKSIDRASGGYLSSILRRGDMHGKPGSTLLLHNVPKIASDRVLLVGLGSKQEFNEQKYREAVRAAVKMLNTTGVPEAVLGLTELTINKRDAGWNVLQAVLVARDSTYRFDRLKSKHDEENDRLRKLTLMVAARGELKRAEAALARALAIAEGVKLTKDLGNLPANICTPTYLAEQALQLAKKHHLKAEVLERKDMERLGMGSLLSVARGSSQPPKLITMQYSGAARKQNPIALVGKGVTFDTGGISIKPAAEMDEMKFDMCGAASVLGTILAAAQMHLPLNVVGIIPTTENMPGGNASRPGDVVTSMSGQTIEILNTDAEGRLILCDALTYAERFHPALVIDIATLTGACVIALGHVASGLYSNDETLARDLLHAGDYTQDRAWQLPLWEDYQEQLKSNFADMANIGGRPAGSITAACFLWRFTKKYTWAHLDIAGTAWKSGREKGATGRPVPLLSQFLIQRAANA; encoded by the coding sequence GTGGAATTTAGCATAAAAATTGGTGACTTGGAAAAGCAGCGCGCTGCGTGCGTGGTGGTTGGGGTATTCGCAGCGCGTGAACTTTCACCGGCGGGAAAGTCCATAGACCGGGCTTCCGGCGGGTACCTGAGCAGCATTCTCCGCCGCGGCGATATGCACGGCAAGCCGGGTTCCACTCTTCTGTTGCACAACGTTCCAAAGATTGCATCCGACAGAGTGCTGCTGGTGGGCCTGGGAAGCAAACAAGAATTCAACGAGCAGAAATATCGCGAAGCAGTGCGCGCGGCCGTTAAGATGCTCAACACAACGGGAGTGCCCGAAGCCGTACTGGGCCTCACAGAACTGACGATTAACAAGCGCGATGCCGGTTGGAATGTCCTGCAGGCCGTTTTGGTGGCACGGGATTCGACCTACCGATTTGACCGCCTGAAAAGCAAGCATGACGAAGAAAATGATCGGCTTCGCAAATTAACCTTGATGGTGGCGGCGCGCGGCGAATTGAAACGCGCTGAAGCGGCGCTCGCGCGGGCGCTTGCCATCGCGGAAGGCGTGAAACTCACCAAGGATCTGGGCAATTTGCCGGCCAATATTTGCACGCCGACCTATCTCGCGGAACAGGCTTTGCAGCTTGCCAAAAAACATCATCTCAAGGCCGAAGTGCTTGAGAGAAAAGACATGGAAAGGCTTGGCATGGGCTCGCTGCTGTCGGTTGCGCGCGGAAGCAGTCAGCCGCCCAAGCTGATTACTATGCAGTATTCGGGCGCGGCCCGGAAGCAAAATCCCATCGCGCTGGTCGGCAAGGGCGTCACTTTCGATACCGGCGGCATTTCGATCAAGCCCGCCGCGGAAATGGATGAAATGAAGTTCGACATGTGCGGGGCAGCGAGCGTGCTGGGCACAATCCTAGCCGCAGCGCAGATGCATCTGCCGCTTAACGTGGTAGGCATCATTCCTACCACGGAAAACATGCCGGGCGGCAACGCCAGTCGGCCGGGTGACGTTGTCACCAGCATGTCCGGGCAAACTATTGAAATTCTCAATACCGACGCCGAAGGACGCCTGATCCTTTGCGACGCACTTACCTATGCAGAGCGTTTTCACCCGGCCCTGGTAATCGACATCGCCACACTTACCGGCGCCTGCGTGATTGCACTTGGACATGTTGCATCCGGCCTGTACAGCAACGATGAAACTCTTGCGCGCGACCTGCTTCATGCCGGCGATTACACGCAAGACCGTGCTTGGCAGCTGCCGCTTTGGGAAGATTACCAGGAGCAGCTAAAAAGCAATTTTGCCGACATGGCGAACATTGGCGGCCGCCCCGCGGGAAGCATCACCGCGGCATGTTTCCTGTGGCGCTTTACCAAGAAATACACCTGGGCACACCTCGACATCGCGGGCACGGCGTGGAAAAGCGGCAGGGAAAAAGGGGCCACCGGACGGCCGGTGCCGCTGCTTTCGCAATTTCTGATCCAGAGGGCGGCTAACGCCTGA